One region of Brassica napus cultivar Da-Ae chromosome A10, Da-Ae, whole genome shotgun sequence genomic DNA includes:
- the LOC125579184 gene encoding xyloglucan endotransglucosylase/hydrolase protein 22-like encodes MAHSYFLPLFISLIVISSVSANFQRDVEITWGDGRGQITNNGELLTLSLDKSSGSGFQSKNEYLFGKIDMQMKLVPGNSAGTVTTLYLKSPGTTWDEIDFEFLGNLSGDPYTLHTNVYTQGKGDKEQQFKLWFDPTADFHTYTILWNPQRIIFTVDGTPIREFKNMESVGTLFPKNQPMRMYSSLWNADDWATRGGLVKTDWSKAPFTASYRGFNQEACVWSNGKSSCPNGSGQGTTGSWLSQELDSTAQERMRWVQKNYMIYNYCTDTKRFPQGLPKECFAA; translated from the exons ATGGCACACAGTTACTTCCTTCCTCTGTTTATTTCTCTTATAGTCATCTCCTCTGTTTCAGCTAATTTCCAAAGAGACGTTGAGATCACATGGGGAGATGGACGTGGACAGATCACAAACAATGGAGAGCTTCTCACTTTGTCTCTAGACAAATCATCTGGCTCTGGTTTCCAGTCCAAGAACGAGTACTTGTTCGGTAAAATCGACATGCAGATGAAACTCGTCCCTGGTAACTCCGCAGGAACAGTCACAACACTCTAC TTGAAATCACCAGGAACCACATGGGACGAGATTGACTTCGAGTTCTTAGGGAACCTAAGTGGAGATCCTTACACACTTCACACAAATGTATACACACAAGGCAAAGGAGACAAAGAACAGCAGTTCAAACTCTGGTTCGACCCAACAGCTGATTTCCACACTTACACCATTCTCTGGAACCCACAACGAATCATTTTCACAGTCGATGGAACTCCCATTAGAGAATTCAAAAACATGGAATCTGTTGGTACTCTATTTCCTAAGAACCAACCAATGAGAATGTATTCCAGTCTTTGGAACGCTGATGATTGGGCCACGAGAGGTGGTTTGGTCAAAACCGATTGGTCTAAAGCTCCTTTCACTGCTTCCTACCGTGGCTTTAACCAAGAAGCTTGTGTTTGGTCAAACGGCAAGTCGTCTTGTCCTAATGGCTCGGGACAGGGGACCACTGGCTCGTGGCTGTCGCAGGAGCTTGACTCTACGGCTCAAGAAAGGATGAGATGGGTGCAGAAGAACTACATGATCTACAACTATTGCACGGATACGAAGAGATTCCCTCAAGGTCTTCCTAAAGAGTGCTTTGCTGCATAG